The Microbulbifer hydrolyticus genome has a segment encoding these proteins:
- a CDS encoding fumarate hydratase → MTIIRQDDLIDSVADALQFISYYHPQDFIQALNKAYEKEANPAAKDAMAQILINSRMCAQGHRPICQDTGIVTVKLKVGMNVQWDAEMSVTDMVNEGVRRAYNNPDNVLRASILEDPDGARKNTGDNTPAVIHYEIVPGDNVDVYVAAKGGGSEAKSKFAMLNPSDSVVDWVLDMVPKMGAGWCPPGMLGIGVGGTAEKAMLLAKESLLDPIDIQDLQERGASNRAEELRLELFDKVNKLGIGAQGLGGLTTVLDVKVKDFPTHAANKAVAIIPNCAATRHTHFTLDGSGAARQTPPKLEDWPEITREAGGNTRRVNLDEVTAEDVLSWQPGDTLLLNGKMLTGRDAAHKKMVDILAKGEKLPVDLTGRFIYYVGPVDPVREEVVGPAGPTTATRMDKFTRTMLEETGLLGMIGKAERGPTAIEAIRDNKAVYLMAVGGAAYLVAQAIKDAKVIAFPELGMEAIYEFEVEDMPVTVAVDSKGESVHNTGPVIWKHKIEEGAV, encoded by the coding sequence ATGACCATTATCCGCCAGGACGACCTGATCGACAGCGTGGCCGACGCGCTGCAGTTCATTTCCTATTACCACCCACAGGACTTTATCCAGGCCCTCAACAAGGCCTATGAGAAGGAAGCCAACCCGGCGGCGAAAGACGCCATGGCCCAGATCCTGATCAACTCGCGCATGTGCGCCCAAGGGCACCGCCCCATCTGCCAGGACACCGGCATTGTGACCGTGAAACTGAAAGTGGGCATGAACGTGCAGTGGGACGCGGAAATGAGCGTGACCGACATGGTCAATGAAGGCGTACGCCGCGCTTACAACAATCCCGATAACGTACTGCGCGCATCCATCCTGGAAGATCCGGATGGTGCCCGTAAGAATACCGGTGACAACACCCCGGCGGTTATCCACTACGAAATCGTGCCCGGTGACAACGTCGACGTCTACGTTGCGGCCAAGGGCGGCGGCAGTGAAGCCAAGAGCAAGTTCGCGATGCTGAACCCGTCCGACTCCGTGGTGGACTGGGTTCTGGATATGGTGCCGAAAATGGGCGCCGGCTGGTGCCCGCCTGGCATGCTGGGTATCGGTGTAGGCGGTACCGCGGAGAAAGCGATGCTGTTGGCCAAGGAATCCCTGCTGGACCCGATTGATATCCAGGACCTGCAGGAGCGCGGTGCATCCAATCGCGCCGAAGAGCTGCGCCTGGAGTTGTTCGACAAGGTCAACAAGCTGGGCATCGGCGCCCAGGGCCTGGGTGGTTTGACTACCGTGCTGGATGTGAAAGTCAAAGACTTCCCCACCCACGCCGCCAACAAGGCCGTGGCAATCATCCCCAACTGCGCGGCCACCCGTCACACCCACTTCACCCTCGACGGCTCCGGCGCTGCGCGCCAGACCCCGCCGAAGCTGGAAGACTGGCCGGAGATCACCCGAGAAGCCGGCGGCAACACCCGCCGTGTAAACCTGGATGAAGTGACAGCCGAAGATGTGCTCAGCTGGCAGCCCGGCGACACCCTGCTGTTAAACGGCAAAATGCTCACCGGCCGCGATGCCGCACACAAGAAAATGGTGGATATCCTCGCGAAAGGCGAAAAACTGCCCGTGGACCTCACCGGCCGATTTATCTACTACGTGGGCCCGGTAGACCCGGTACGCGAAGAAGTGGTTGGCCCCGCCGGCCCCACCACCGCCACCCGCATGGACAAGTTCACCCGCACCATGCTGGAAGAAACCGGCCTGCTGGGGATGATCGGTAAAGCCGAGCGTGGCCCAACCGCCATTGAAGCCATCCGCGACAACAAGGCCGTGTATCTGATGGCAGTTGGCGGCGCTGCGTACCTGGTTGCTCAGGCGATCAAGGACGCCAAGGTTATCGCCTTCCCGGAACTGGGTATGGAAGCCATCTACGAATTCGAGGTGGAAGACATGCCGGTAACCGTGGCCGTGGACAGCAAGGGTGAATCGGTACACAACACCGGCCCGGTGATCTGGAAGCACAAGATCGAAGAGGGTGCGGTATAA